The Verrucomicrobiota bacterium region GAAAAACCGAGGTTTATAGCGATATTTGTGATAGAATCTTTATTTTGCGAAAGAAGCTTTTTGCCTTGTTCGAGTTTCCGACGCAAAACGTATTCAGCAGGGGGAAACCCTGTTTCTTCTTTAAATCTCGCCTTAAAACGTGAAACGGAAAGATTAGCGATGACGGCTAACTCTGGCACGGAGAGGGGATCATAGAGGTGTTCATGGATGTATTGGATGGAATCAAGGATCTTGTCGGATTGTAGATAGGGTTCGAATTCTTCGGCGGCTTCCACTACTTTCAGGAGGAAGGACATAATATAATGGGCGACCATCATCCGTTTTGTGTGGATGTCACCATTTTTAAAATTACCGATAGCGGCATCTAAATATTCATTTAAGCTTTCGGGCACCTTGAAATGTTGATGTTTGGCATTTAACAGCCTTTTTATGAGCTTTTGCCCATCAATTAGTCGCGGACAGAATATTTGATTTTTTTTATTAATGGGGATTTGTAACCAGTAGAGCAGTCCTTTTTCTTCGGGCTGTCCGGCAGTGCTATGGGGCTGATCAGGTAAAATAACTAATGCATCTGATCCGAAAAGAAACCGTTTGACGCCTTCGGTTTCAAATATTTGTTTTCCACGGGCCAGATATATAATCTCGATTAGGTCCTTATGCTTGTCTCTTTGGAGCGGTGGTTGGGAGGTGTTATACTCATAACGACCGAGTAATTTGACTTCTTTGAGGCCCAGCCTAGAGAAATGACAAACCGTGCGGGTGGGGTTCGGATTTTTATCCATGTATGATTCTGTACTGTAGGACAAGAATGAAAGCAAACCTTTTTCAAACATGATACTATGATCCTGTTAAATCAACCAAGGAACCAGATGACAAAATATACAGGTATGCAAGTAAACACGGTGGAGGATTTCACATATGGAAAATGTGTGAAGCCCGTAACAACAAAGAGGGGACTCGTGATCGGTGGAGGCACGGTTTATCCGGAATTAAACTTCACACTACCAGCGATAAATATCGAAGACAGTACATGGCCCCAGATAAAAGGGCATTATCAGCAGATGATCACAGAAGCTTGTCAAAGGGCTGTTGAGCTATATGCACCAGGGCTAGTAGTAGAGTTTGAGACATTGCCTCCAATGACGATCAAACCAGAATGGGGCGCTGAAATTACGGGTATTCTCAGACAGACATTGGACACCTATTATGATAAGCATGGTTTATTGGGTGCTTTGCGTATTACACCTAATGATATCCGCGAACATGAAAGACCCCCCTATATGAGACAGGGGCATCTTTGGGAAAATATGCTGAGCAGCTTTCACCAGTGTTGTGAAAAGGGTGCTGATTTTATCTCGATTGAATCGACGGGTGGAAAAGAAGTCAATGATGATGCGATGATTATGGGTGACCTTAAAATGGTTACATTTGCCCTTGGAGTCATGGCTTGCCGCGACATGAAATTCTTGTGGGAGCATATCGTTAGTATATGTAACCAGCACGGAGTCATTCCTGCAGGAGACTCTGCTTGCGGATTTGGCAATACAGCGATGGTTCTCGCTGATAAAAGGTTTATTCCAAAAATCTGGTCTGCCATTATTCGCGTAATGACGGTACCACGTACTTTGGTAGGTTACGAAGCAGGTGCCATTGGGCCGAGTAAGGATTGTGCTTATGAAGGGCCATATATAAAGGCGATCACTGGGTGTCCTATCTCGATGGAAGGTCGTGATGCCGCTTGTGCACACTTATCTCCCGTAGGGAATATATCCCAAGCGCTTGCCGATTTGTGGAGTAATGAATCCGTTCAGAATGTAAAGCTCTTGGGAGCCATGGCTCCGACGGTGTCATTGGAACAATTAGTCTTTACCACGCGATTCATGAATACTGCATCGAGCAAGGGTAAAGCTGTCAATAACCAGCTCCGGGATATCATGGTTGATTCGGATTGCTCCTATGATCCACAAGCCTATGTTTTGAGGCCTGATGTCGTTCTTAAACTCTCCAAAGAGATTATTAAAGAACCGACCCCGTACCTCCAGACAAGAAAAGCGGCTTTAGTGGTATTGCAGGAATTACGTGATGCTGCCGCCAAGAATTTATTCCCGATGAGTAAGATGGAACAAATTTGGCTGGATAAACTCTCAAAACAATCAGATCAATTGCCGGAAGACGAAAATGAGATGATTGCGGATGTCATCGACGATATTGATCGTGATAAAGTCCGTCTTGAAGAGTACGGTATTAAGGGATAGTTTTCTCCTTCCATATCACTGGTTTCCACGCTGCAACTGGGGTTGCAGCTTTTTTGTGTGCCTATGGATAGTAGTCGCAAGGCACTGGGCGAGTTTAAAATGGTCGTGAAGGTGTGAAAATGGTGGAACTTTGTCCTGATTGACAGGTGATTTTTGTAGCAGACTCTTCACATTCCAGAGGCTATTGATAACATGTATTTATGACATCAAAAGAACGAATTTTAGCAGTGCTCCGAGGTCAAAAGCCTGACCGGATTCCGAATATGACGATCACTATGATGTTCGCATGTGATCAAATCGGGGCGAAATATTATGATTATGCGATGGATCACCGGGTGATCGTTGAGGCCCAGATAAAAACGGCGGAGAAATTCAAAATCGATCATCTTTGCTCCATGACAGATCCTGCGCGTGAGTCGGCTGATTGTGGTGCTCATGTGAAATATTACGATAATCAACCACCTGCTATTGACGAATCTGATGCGTTACTTTTAGACAAGACTAAATTGATTAAACTAAAAATCCCCGATCCACTAGGTGGAGGAAGAATGCATGACCGGGTGAAAGGTGTGGAATTATATAAAAAGCTGTCCGGGGATTCACGAATGATCGAAGGTTGGGTGGAGGGGCCCTGTGCTGAGGGGGCTGATCTAAGGGGGATCAATAACCTGATGATGGATTTTATGGACGACCCGCAATTTGTTCAGGACTTGTTTGCTTTTAATGTCGAGATGGCCATCCGTTTTGCTAAAGTGCAGGTGGAGGCCGGTGCTGATTATATCGGTATTGGTGATGCGGCCGCATCATTAGTCGGGCCCAGGATTTATGAGGAGTTCGTTTTTCCTTATGAGAAAAAATTAGTGGATGCTATCCACGAAATGGGGTTGCCAGTGCGCTTACATATCTGTGGTAATACCCAACGCATACTGGCTGGAATAGCACGACTGGGAGTGGATATTTTTGATTTAGATTATTGTGTGCCGATGAATAAAGCCAGAGAGTTAATGGGACCCAAACAAGTTATTTTCGGGAATATTGATCCAGTCAGGCAAATGAGAAATAGTACTCCGGAAAAGGTGTATGAGGATATTAAGTTATGCCATGAGCAGGCAGGCCAAAACTATGTGATCGGGGGGGGGTGTGAAGTACCTCGCGATACCCCGCAAGCATGCCTCATGGCATTGGCGGATTATGCGGATAATGCCGTTATAGAATGAGGAGTTAAGAGGAAAATACTCCCCTTTGTATGGAATTATACTGCATTTCACATAGTCATTTTTAGGCAATGAGAGTTATGTGATATGAAAATCCCCTATGAAAAAATATAAATTAATCAGTTGTGAAGTATTCTACCGTGAAGTCTGCTGGGTTGTATCCCGATCGTGTAACCAGATAGATATCGAGTTCCTTCCCAAGGGGTTACATGATCTTGGCTGCCATAAAATGTTTCAAGAGGTTAATAAGATAATTTCAGCGGTGGATAATGATAAATATGACGCTGTCCTTCTCGCTTATGGCCTCTGTAACAATGGGTTAGTCGGGGCGGCAGCCCGGAAAATTCCTTTGGTCATGCCACGTGCACACGATTGCATTACGGTTTTTTTAGGCAATAAAGAGCGTTATCTCGAGTATTTTCAAAATAATCCCGGGAGCTATTTTAAAACCTCAGGCTGGATGGAAAGGGGCAAGGGGGACCAGATGGATTCACAAATGTCCATCCAAAGCAGTAACGGGATGGATAAAACGTATGAAGAAATGGTGGAGAAATACGGAGAGGAAAATGCGAAATTCCTTTATGAAGAACTCTGCGAGCACACAAAGAACTATGGGCAAATGACCTACATTCACATGGGGATCGAGCCAGGGAATCAATTTGAGAACATGGCCCGCGACCAAGCAACTGAAAAGAACTGGAAATTCGAGAAGATACAAGGCGATTTATCCTTGCTGCAACGCCTCGTGGACGGGCAATGGAGTGAACATGAGTTTTTAGTTTTGGAGCCGGGACAGAAAATCGCCCCGAGCTACAATGAATCAATCATTAAAGCTGAAAAGGTCTAAATGAACTCACTTGAAAGAATCCAATCTGTCATGACAGGACAGATCCCTGATCGTGTGCCGGTTTGCCTGCATAATTTCTTATTGGCCTGCCATGAGGCCGGGATTCCTGTGGATCAATACCGCCTCAATGCTCGCTTGATTGCTGAGGTTCATCTAAAAGCATTGGAAAAATACGAATATGATTGTGTCTTGATTGATCTCGACACAACCATGGCCGCCGAGGCAATGGGAGCTGTATCCGAGGTCGCTCCGAATGGAGTAGGCAGTATCCACGGGACCTTGCTCCGCTCATTGGACGAAGTCAAAAAGTTGAAAGTATTAGACCCATACAAAGACGGTCGTATCCCGGTATTGCTGGAGTCTATTCATATCCTCAAGGAAAAGCTCGGGGGAGAATTTGCAATCAGGGGAAATTGTGACCAGGGGCCGTTTTCTCTCGCCGCACTCCTGCGGGGGATGAATGACTTCATGATGGACTTGGCCGATGATCCCGATCATCCCGCCATCCGTGATCTTCTGGAAATAACCTATCAAAGCCATCTGAAGATCCATGAGGCTGTCCATGCGGCGGGAGCCACCATGACTTCCCTTGGGGATAGTGTTTCTGGCCCTGATGTCCTTTCACCAAAAATGTTTACTTCATTTGCGCGGGGTTATCATGAAAGGCTTTTGAAGGATTTATCTGATCGCGGTATATTTACCGTGATACACATTTGCGGGAATACGACCCGTATTTTGGAGCAACTTGCACAGTACCCATTTTGCGGATTTGAATTAGATTACAAGACCGATTCCGCTAAGGCGAAAGACTTGGTCGGAAAAGACCATGTGTTACTCGGCAATATCGACCCGAGCTCGATTCTGGCATTTGGCACTCCAGAATCAGTGGCGGAGAAAACACGCGAATTGATTACGTTATGGAAGCCCGGTGGAAAATTTATCCTGAATGCTGGTTGCGCTATTAATGCAAATACACCCTCGGATAATCTTTTATCAATGATGAGAACCCTCAGGCAGGAAGGACTTTATGCATAATCCCCAGAAGTATTTGATTAAACTCATGCCGATGAATAAGACCCTCGAATATTACGAGGGAGAATCTTTACAAGATATCCTCTTTGTTGAAGGAGTGGAGTTTCCTTGTGGTGGGCGTGGAAAATGTAAGGGCTGCCGAGTCAAGGTGACCGAGGGAAATATCCCTGCCACGGATATTGAAGCACAAACCCTCTCCCCGAAAGAATTGGAGGAGGGATGGAGGCTTTCATGTAAGGTCAAAATCTCAGATGAGGTGACACTAGAGTTGGCACAATGGGAGGCAAAAATCCTGACTGACGATACGCAATTTGCTTTTATCTCAAAAAAAGGTCTCGGTATTGCCGTTGATCTGGGTACGACGACCTTGGTGGCACAGCTCTTAGACCTCCAGACAGGTAATGTCTTGGCGGTGAAGTCTGCCTTGAACCCCCAAGCCCGCCACGGCGCAGACTTGATGAGCCGCATTGATTTTTCTGTGACCCAAGGAAAACAAAAAATCCTCCAGGAACTCATTCATAAAGAAATAGGAATTCTCATTGTAGAGGTTCTCAATGATGCAAAACAGGATGCCGACAACCTTGTGGAAACGGTGATCGTCGGCAATACCGTGATGCATAATCTTTTTTGCGGGATAGACCTGACCCCGATGTCTGTTTACCCATTTGAACCCATTAATGACAGCCTCGTGGTGATGACGGCTGAGGAGCTGGGTTGGACATTTGCAAGTCAGTCTAAAGTCCTTTTCCTGCCTTGTCTTGGCACTTTTGTGGGGAGTGACATTCTCGCGGGGGTACTGGCTACCGAAATCTATTTGAAAGACAAAATAAATGTCTTGATCGACTTGGGCACCAATGGGGAGATGGTCGCTGGTAATAAAGACCGTATGATCTGTGCTTCCACAGCAGCTGGGCCAGCTTTTGAAGGGGCGAGAATATCCATGGGGATGAGGGCTTCGACAGGGGCGGTGTCAGAGGTTACTATCGAAAATGGGAAATTAAATCCACGAGTGATTGGAACTGGGGCGGCTCGTGGGATATGCGGAAGTGGCCTTGTAGATGTGGCTGCGGGAGCTTTGGAGCTGGGATTAATGAACTACCGCGGCAAAATCCAATCAGGGGACGAAATGCCGCTGGTGGATAATGTAGTCGTCACTCAGACGGATATTCGTGAGCTTCAGCTCGCCAAAGGGGCCATTGCTGCAGGTGTCAAAATCCTTCTTGCTCAACTGGGTAAAACCTATGACGACGTGGATAAACTTTATTTAGCCGGTGCTTTCGGGAATTATATAAACCGGTCTAGTGCTGAAAGGATTGGATTAATTCATTTCCCTCCAGAGCAAGTAACCCCAGCAGGTAATACTGCTCTTCTAGGAGCAAAGCGAGCACTCTTCAGGCCTGAAAATGAGGATGGCTCCTATGCCATGCTCCGGAAAAAAATCGAACATCTCACCTTGAGTTCTGTGCCAGAATTCCAAGACATTTATGTCGATGAAATGTTTTTTCCTCAAGAAGACTAGACATTTTTCCTGCGATTAACTAGAAATCATACGCTTTTGCTTGGGGGAAGTGAAAGCGGTGTACTGTCTAATTCACTATTTCAGAAGTCAAAGGAGAGGACTATCGTGAAAAAAATCCGAGATTACACAAATAACTATGGTTTTTCGATTATTGAAGTGCTCGTGGTCGCCCTGATTATCACGATCCTTTTTACTCTGATGGTACCGGTCTACAATAGTGTCAAAGAAAAAGGTCGCCGTACCCAGTGTGCCGCCAATTTAAAAAACTGGGGTACCGGATTCTACCTGTATACTGCGGATAATAATGGTTTTTTACCTCCCGAAGGAGGGACAGGGACCAGTACGAACGGGCCTAATCTCTGGTATAACCTGGTCCCATCTTACATGTCGCATGTCGCCTATTCAGTCTATATCAACCAAGTCGGAGGCTTTCGAAATGCAACGATTCAGAACTCGATTTTTAATTGTCCAAGTAAACGGTATAACCGCACTCCTGCGGAGAGCCCCGGTTTCTATATCGGTTATTCCCTCAACCAGTGGATCGACGGGAGTGGAAGCTCTGATTTGGCCAATGTGACAGTGGCAAATTTACAGAGGGCATCTTCAACAGTTCTTCTTTTTGCGAGTTATGATAATGATGGGGTGAACACCTGGACCGGGACGATTACAAATAATTCATCAGGGACTTTTATGAAGGCTGCTCAAAATGAGGGTTTTAATACACTTTTTGCCGACGGGAGCGTTCGTTTTATCCGCAATACAGAGGTCAGGAATGGCAGCCAATGGATCACCAATAGCCCGACTCTTGTCTGGAACCCCAATTACGGGGCCGATGGATGGTAATCCGAATTCAACCGGATTTTTGGAGGTATTCTTCCATCACAGGATATTTTACCGCGATAAGTCGAGCATTCTCTCAATGGGCACCAAAGCTTTTTTCCGGATTTCTTCATTCATGATGATTTCAGGGCGCAAATTGCGCAGAGCATCGCGGAGTTTTTCAGGGGTATTCATTTTCATGAAACGGCAATCTGCACAGGCACAGTGATCGGTCGGGCCGGGAATGAATTTTTTATGAGGGATTTCACGTTCAAGCCGGTGAAGCATCCCGCTTTCGGTGACGATAATGAATACGTCCGAAGCATTATCCTTGCAAAAGTGGACCATTTTTTCAGTGGAACAAATCTCGTCGGCCAAGAGGCGGACGGCGCGGGTGCATTCTGGATGGGCGACGACCGGGGCAAGGGGATACTCAGCCCGGATACGGGAGATACTTTGATGGGTGAACTCCACATGGAGATAACAATTTCCCTGCCAGTAGCGCATTTTGCGCCCGGTTTTCTCTGTGACCCATTCCCCGAGGTTTTGGTCCGGCACAAAGAGGATTTCCTTGTCAGCCGGGATACTGTTAACGATTTTCACAGCGTTCCCACTCGTACAAATCACATCACTGAGTGCTTTGACTCCGGAGGAACAATTGATATAGGCCACGACGTAAAGTCCGGGATTGTCTTTGAGATAGGTTTCCAGTTTATCGGCAGGACATGAATCCGAGAGTGAACATCCCGCATCAATATCGGGTAAGATCACGGTTTTAGAGGGGTTAACGATTTTAGCTGTTTCTGCCATGAAATGCACACCGCAAAAGGCGATCACATCGGCATTCGTCTCTTTGGCCTTATAGGAGAGCCCCAATGAATCGCCGACAAAATCAGCGACTTCCTGTATTTCCTTTACCTGGTAGTTATGGGCAAGGATGATCGCGTTACGCTCCTTTTTGAGAGCGAGGATTTCTTCCTGTACGGATGTTAAACGGCTAATGGATGTGACCATAATATATCTTTAGATAAATTAGGGCGTGATGTAAATTCTTTAGAGAAAGAGAATTTTATGAATGTGATCCGTTTTCGTTACTGTACCCAATGCCATTGGATGCTCCGTTCTGCTTGGATGGCTCAAGAACTCCTTACGACATTCCCCACGCAAATTGCGGAAATGATTCTCGAACCCTGTACAGGGGGGATTTTCGAGATTTGGCTCGGGGATGAAATGATCTGGGAGCGTAAACGTGACGGGGGATTCCCGGACATCCGTATCCTTAAACAAATGGTTAGGGACGCAATTTGCCCAGAGGCTGATCTCGGGCATGTCGATCGGGTCAAAAGAAAATAAGGGGAATTATCCAACAGGATCGGAGGATGGCTTCTTCTCATGATGGTGTGTTTGCCAGGTCATGAGGATATAAAGGCTCACACCGACGCAAATTGCGCTGTCGGCAATATTAAAATTTGGCCAGACGTAGGAACCGAAGATGAATTTAAAGAAGTCAATGACCCCGCCGATCCTGAGACGGTCGACCATATTACCCAAGATACCCCCGACAATCAGTCCTCCCGCAAATTGCTGTAGGCGGTTTGTTCCAAAAAAGTCTTTCCGGAAAAGGAAAAGGATCACCAGTACCACAAGGGCAAAAATGCCCAGAAGCCAGCTTTTACCTTGGAAAATACCAAAAGCCGCCCCGGTATTAATGACGTATTCCAAGTGGAAAAAGCCGGGGATGACTCGGATATAATGATGCCCGTAATCAAGTAAATGGCTCATCCAAAGCTTCAAGGCTTGATCGGCAATCAAAATGATCAGTGCTGTAATGAGGGGGATTTTCATAGTGATAATCTGTTTTTTTTAAGAGCCCGTATTCCCACGAGCTATTGGCGTATCTTCTAAGCAGTAGGTGCTACTCGGGACGAGAAATATTCCACCGCCTCCACATCGCGTGAAGTCAGGTCGGGGTATTTCAGATTCGTGCCCACGGAGCGGTCATACTTCCATGAACGTGCACATTTTTGGGCGACTTGGGTGGCCGGGGTGACTTTCACCGTTTCAGCCGCGTCAGCTGGCAGGAGTTTAAAATCCGACACGATGATGAATTCCGCAAAGGCATCTTCTTTTCCGGCGAGCAAATTGCGTTCGGCATCGTCTGAGGGTTTGTATTCTACCCACGCATCAATGGCTTTACCGATTGTTTTGGCCGCACGGAGCTTTTCGAGCTCGGCAGAGATTTTCTCGCGGATTTTCAGGCGCAAGGCAAATTTCTCCTCGAGATTAGTGTCGATGAGGTCTTGCCGGGCTTCAGGGAAAAGCTGGAGGTGAACACTCTCCCTTGAGATATTTTCCGGGGATACGGACTCTGCTGTATTAGAAATATAGCCCCACATTTCTTCTGAGGTGTATGGCATGATGGGGGCGATCAGGAGGGTGATCGCCTTTAATACCTCCAGCATGACCGTCTGGGTGGCCCTGCGCCGTGCAGAGTGGGGAATGTCGCAATACATGCGGTCCTTACTAATATCCACGTAAAGGGAACTCAGTTCGATCGTGCAGAATGAATTCACCAAATGATACACCTTGTGGAACTCATATTCATCATAGGCTTTGCGACATTCACCGATCAATGCCTGCAATTTGCTCAGGATATAGCGGTCGAGTTCGACAAAAGCGGCTGTTTCCGGAGCGATTTGCGCGGGGTTCAAGCTGAGCGAATCCTGAGCCTCATTGAAGTCATAGAGATTTGCATGGAGGATACGCAGGGTATTACGGATCGTGCGGTAGGAACCGCTCACATGTTTAAAAATCTCTTCTGACCAAGGGACATCATTCTGGTAATTCTCCGACGCCACCCACAAGCGTAGAATATCAGCCCCGTAGAGATTGATCATGCTCATCATGTCGATTGGTTTCTGGTAACCGGTTCCCGACTTTGAAAGTTTTTTCCCGTCGAGATCGACGACAAACCCGTTGGTTAACACTTCCTTGTAAGGAGCACGTCCGAGTGTTGCGACGGATAAAAGGAGGGAGGACTGGAACCACCCACGGTGTTGGTCGCTGCCTTCCAAGTACATGTCCACGGGGAATTTAATTTCCGGGTGGGTCTTTTCCACGGCGCGTTGGGATGAGCCTGAGTCGATCCAGACGTCGATCGTGTCGTTTTTCTTGGTCAGATTATCAGCATCGGGCAGGCCGAGTGTGCGGGCGAGCTGGGCAGGTTCACTAGCGAACCAGACATTGGTACCTTCCTTCTCGACCAAATCGGCGAGTTTGCGGATCGCGTCGGCATTGAGGACTCCTTTGCCTTCGGCATCATAAAAAGCGGGGAGAGGGACACCCCAAGTGCGTTGGCGGGAGATACACCAGTCACCCCGGGATTCCACAGCCCCGGAGATCCTGTTTTGTCCCCAGTCTGGAACCCATTTGACCTTCTTGATCTCGGACAAGGCTTTTTCTTTGAGGCCGGAGCCGTCGATCCTGATAAACCATTGCTCTACGGCGCGGAAAACAATCGGCGTTTTTGAGCGCCAGCAGTGGGGATAGGTGTGTTTGAAGAGTGCCTCATGATAGAGGGCTCCGGTAGGGATGAGCAATTTGTCCACGATTTCACGGTTGGCGTCAAAGACATATTTGCCGACCAGCCAGTCGATACCGACTTCATCCGTAAATTTCCCGTAATCATTGACGGGAGAAATGACTCCCAAATGTTTACCGACATCATAGTCGTCTTTCCCGTGTCCGGGGGCAATGTGGACCAGTCCGGTTCCGGTTTCTGTCGTGACAAAATGATCACCGAAAAGAATGGTTGATTCACGGCCTTCGAGGAAAGGATGTTTTGCTTTGCCGATTTTCTCGAGCGATTTGCCTTCGACCAGGGCGATTTGTGTGTAGGCCTGTGAGGGCTCCAGGGCGGCGATCTTTTCAGCGAGGGCTTTTGCGACGATGATCGCGTCCTTGCCATTAGACAAGACGGCATAATCAATATCCGATCGTGCCGCTATCGCGAGGTTTGCCGGCAAAGTCCAAGGAGTCGTCGTCCAGATCATCAGGGACACGGACAAATTGCGCAATTGCTCCAGACCGAGGGCTTCTGCAGCATTCGGGGTCGGGAACTTTACATAAATCGCAGGGGTCTGGTGGTCGAGGTATTCGACCTCAGCTTCAGCGAGGGCGGTCTGGGCACCCGTGCTCCAGAGAACAGGTTTTTGGCTCGCGTAAACCATGTCTTTTTCGACGAGATCGGCAAAAGTGCGGATGACCTCGGCCTCGTAGCGCGGGTCGATGGTCAGATAAGGATTGTCCCATTCACCGAAGACACCGAGACGTTTAAATTGCTCCCTCTGGAGGTTAATATATTTCCGGGCATAAGTATCACAGGCCCCTCGGATTTCTGCCACGGACATTGTACGAGCTTTGTTACCGAGGTCTTTGGTTACTTTGAATTCAATCGGGAGTCCATGGCAATCCCAGCCGGGAACAAAAGGGCTGTAGAATCCTGACATATTTTTACTCTTCAGGACGATGTCCTTGAGTGTCATATTCAGCGCATGCCCCATGTGGGCGTCCCCATTGGCGAAAGGGGGACCATCGTGCAAGATGAATTTGGGGGAGTGCTTGCGTGCAGAAAGGAGTTGATCGTAAATTTTAGTCTGATTCCAGCGTTCGAGGAAGGAGGGTTCGCGCTTGGGTAAATCCGCCTTCATGGGGAATTCAGTTTTCGGTAAGTTCAAGGTATCTTTATAATTCACTGACATAAGGGGGCAAAATTAGGGGATTTATCCTTTGCTTAAAAGACTTTTTTCACGGACTAGCGGTTTTCTCCGGTAAAGGGGAATATTTCAATATCTTATTAGATTGAAGAACGAGCAGGAAGTTAAATAAAGATAATACTTTCTTTAATTATTAGTTTCTGTCTAATCTTTATTTATGAGTGGGAGCAGGCAGGCAGTCATTTCTAGTCAAAACCAGCCTTATTACTCTTTGGCTGTCAAAGAACCTTTCCGGATTTTATTTATTCTTGGGTCATTAATAGCCGTTTTCGGCATCATGCTCTGGCCTTTGAACCACTGGGGTGTCATTGGATTTTATCCGAATATTGCTCATGCCCGGATCATGGTAGAAGGTTTTTTGGGGTGTTTTGTCATTGGTTTTTTGGGTACGGCCCTACCGAGGATTCTTGATGTAGAGCAGTTAACAGTCTTTGAAACGCCGATTTTTGCCCTTTTGATGATTTTTGTCGTGGCGCTCCATTTCCTGCAGAAAACGTTTTGGGGTGATATTCTTTTTGCGGTGACATTCAGTGGCTTCATGATGGCTTTACTTGTGCGGGCGATCCTGA contains the following coding sequences:
- a CDS encoding uroporphyrinogen decarboxylase family protein; the protein is MTSKERILAVLRGQKPDRIPNMTITMMFACDQIGAKYYDYAMDHRVIVEAQIKTAEKFKIDHLCSMTDPARESADCGAHVKYYDNQPPAIDESDALLLDKTKLIKLKIPDPLGGGRMHDRVKGVELYKKLSGDSRMIEGWVEGPCAEGADLRGINNLMMDFMDDPQFVQDLFAFNVEMAIRFAKVQVEAGADYIGIGDAAASLVGPRIYEEFVFPYEKKLVDAIHEMGLPVRLHICGNTQRILAGIARLGVDIFDLDYCVPMNKARELMGPKQVIFGNIDPVRQMRNSTPEKVYEDIKLCHEQAGQNYVIGGGCEVPRDTPQACLMALADYADNAVIE
- a CDS encoding uroporphyrinogen decarboxylase family protein, whose product is MNSLERIQSVMTGQIPDRVPVCLHNFLLACHEAGIPVDQYRLNARLIAEVHLKALEKYEYDCVLIDLDTTMAAEAMGAVSEVAPNGVGSIHGTLLRSLDEVKKLKVLDPYKDGRIPVLLESIHILKEKLGGEFAIRGNCDQGPFSLAALLRGMNDFMMDLADDPDHPAIRDLLEITYQSHLKIHEAVHAAGATMTSLGDSVSGPDVLSPKMFTSFARGYHERLLKDLSDRGIFTVIHICGNTTRILEQLAQYPFCGFELDYKTDSAKAKDLVGKDHVLLGNIDPSSILAFGTPESVAEKTRELITLWKPGGKFILNAGCAINANTPSDNLLSMMRTLRQEGLYA
- a CDS encoding AraC family transcriptional regulator: MFEKGLLSFLSYSTESYMDKNPNPTRTVCHFSRLGLKEVKLLGRYEYNTSQPPLQRDKHKDLIEIIYLARGKQIFETEGVKRFLFGSDALVILPDQPHSTAGQPEEKGLLYWLQIPINKKNQIFCPRLIDGQKLIKRLLNAKHQHFKVPESLNEYLDAAIGNFKNGDIHTKRMMVAHYIMSFLLKVVEAAEEFEPYLQSDKILDSIQYIHEHLYDPLSVPELAVIANLSVSRFKARFKEETGFPPAEYVLRRKLEQGKKLLSQNKDSITNIAINLGFSSSQYFATVFQRYTTLTPSEFRGKRS
- a CDS encoding SelT/SelW/SelH family protein — translated: MNVIRFRYCTQCHWMLRSAWMAQELLTTFPTQIAEMILEPCTGGIFEIWLGDEMIWERKRDGGFPDIRILKQMVRDAICPEADLGHVDRVKRK
- a CDS encoding DUF1638 domain-containing protein, which produces MKKYKLISCEVFYREVCWVVSRSCNQIDIEFLPKGLHDLGCHKMFQEVNKIISAVDNDKYDAVLLAYGLCNNGLVGAAARKIPLVMPRAHDCITVFLGNKERYLEYFQNNPGSYFKTSGWMERGKGDQMDSQMSIQSSNGMDKTYEEMVEKYGEENAKFLYEELCEHTKNYGQMTYIHMGIEPGNQFENMARDQATEKNWKFEKIQGDLSLLQRLVDGQWSEHEFLVLEPGQKIAPSYNESIIKAEKV
- the nadA gene encoding quinolinate synthase NadA — translated: MVTSISRLTSVQEEILALKKERNAIILAHNYQVKEIQEVADFVGDSLGLSYKAKETNADVIAFCGVHFMAETAKIVNPSKTVILPDIDAGCSLSDSCPADKLETYLKDNPGLYVVAYINCSSGVKALSDVICTSGNAVKIVNSIPADKEILFVPDQNLGEWVTEKTGRKMRYWQGNCYLHVEFTHQSISRIRAEYPLAPVVAHPECTRAVRLLADEICSTEKMVHFCKDNASDVFIIVTESGMLHRLEREIPHKKFIPGPTDHCACADCRFMKMNTPEKLRDALRNLRPEIIMNEEIRKKALVPIERMLDLSR
- a CDS encoding methyltransferase MtaB domain-containing protein is translated as MTKYTGMQVNTVEDFTYGKCVKPVTTKRGLVIGGGTVYPELNFTLPAINIEDSTWPQIKGHYQQMITEACQRAVELYAPGLVVEFETLPPMTIKPEWGAEITGILRQTLDTYYDKHGLLGALRITPNDIREHERPPYMRQGHLWENMLSSFHQCCEKGADFISIESTGGKEVNDDAMIMGDLKMVTFALGVMACRDMKFLWEHIVSICNQHGVIPAGDSACGFGNTAMVLADKRFIPKIWSAIIRVMTVPRTLVGYEAGAIGPSKDCAYEGPYIKAITGCPISMEGRDAACAHLSPVGNISQALADLWSNESVQNVKLLGAMAPTVSLEQLVFTTRFMNTASSKGKAVNNQLRDIMVDSDCSYDPQAYVLRPDVVLKLSKEIIKEPTPYLQTRKAALVVLQELRDAAAKNLFPMSKMEQIWLDKLSKQSDQLPEDENEMIADVIDDIDRDKVRLEEYGIKG
- a CDS encoding ASKHA domain-containing protein, producing MHNPQKYLIKLMPMNKTLEYYEGESLQDILFVEGVEFPCGGRGKCKGCRVKVTEGNIPATDIEAQTLSPKELEEGWRLSCKVKISDEVTLELAQWEAKILTDDTQFAFISKKGLGIAVDLGTTTLVAQLLDLQTGNVLAVKSALNPQARHGADLMSRIDFSVTQGKQKILQELIHKEIGILIVEVLNDAKQDADNLVETVIVGNTVMHNLFCGIDLTPMSVYPFEPINDSLVVMTAEELGWTFASQSKVLFLPCLGTFVGSDILAGVLATEIYLKDKINVLIDLGTNGEMVAGNKDRMICASTAAGPAFEGARISMGMRASTGAVSEVTIENGKLNPRVIGTGAARGICGSGLVDVAAGALELGLMNYRGKIQSGDEMPLVDNVVVTQTDIRELQLAKGAIAAGVKILLAQLGKTYDDVDKLYLAGAFGNYINRSSAERIGLIHFPPEQVTPAGNTALLGAKRALFRPENEDGSYAMLRKKIEHLTLSSVPEFQDIYVDEMFFPQED